TTTCAAACGGCTTGCAAAGGGGGAGCGGAAACATGGCCGGCCAAATTGACGCGCGTCTTGCCGAACTCGGAATCGAACTGCCGGAGGCCGCCGCGCCGGTGGCGAACTATGTGCCCTACGTCGTGACGGGCAACCTGGTCTTCGTATCGGGCCAGGTGACGATCGAGGGCGGCGAGTTCAAGTACGTCGGCAAGCTCGGCCAGGACCTCGACGTGGAGACCGGCGCCAAGGCCGCCCGGCTCTGCGCGCTCAACATCATTTCCCAGCTCAAGGCGGCCTGCGGCGGCGACCTGGACCGGGTGCAGCGCATCGTCAAACTGGGCGGCTTCGTCAACTCGGCGCCCGACTTCACCGACCAGCCGAAGGTGATCAACGGCGCCTCGGACCTGATGGTCGAGGTCTTCGGCGACAAGGGCCGGCACTCCCGCGCCGCGGTCTCGGCCGGCTCGCTGCCGGTCGGCGTCTCGGTCGAGATCGACTGCGTCGCCGAGATCGCCTGATCCAACCCTCTCCCGCGGGAAAGGGTGGCGAGCGGTGAGCGAGCCGGGTGAGGGCTCGTTGTTCGGGCGCGCCCTCCGGCGGGCGGGCACTGCGCCCTTGACCGGCCACGGCGCGCGGGGCTAAGTGCCAGCCATGCCCGACAGCGGAAAGCGGAAATCCACCGAGCTGGAGGCCTTCCTGAAGGCGCATCCGGAGACCCGGCAGGTCGACTCCATCTTCGCCGACCTCGCGGGCGTGCTGCGCGGCAAGCGCCTGCCCGTGGACCAGGCCGACAAGCTGTTCGGCGCGGGCGCCGCCCTGCCCGGCTCGGTCTATCTGCTCTCGGCCCTGGGCGACAACCTCGACCCCATGGGCCTCGGCTTCAGCGACGGCGACCCCGACGAGATCGCCAAGGCGATCCCCGGCACGCTCAAGCCCGTGCCCTGGGCCGATCTGCCGACCGCCCAGGTCATGATCACCCTGGAGCGCAAGGACGGCCGGCCCTATCCCTTCGAGCCGCGCAACGTGCTGGTCCGGACCCTAGAGCGATTCGGCGAGCTCGGGCTCAAGCCCGTCGTCGCCTTCGAGCTGGAGTTCTACCTGATCGACCCGGAGCGCGGCCCCCTGGGCGAGCCGCTGCCGCCGCGCTCGCCGGTGACCGGCCAGCGCGAGCAGGCGACCCAGGTCTACGGCATGAACGCGGTGGACGACTTCGCCGCCTACCTGGACGAGGTGACCGAGGCCTGCGCGGCCCAGGGCGTGACGACCGGTGCGGTCTCCTCGGAGTACGCGCCGGGCCAGTTCGAGATCAACCTGCAGCACCAGGAAGACCCGCTGAAGGCGGCCGACGACTGCGTCATGTTCAAGCGCGCGGTGCAGTGCGTCGCCCGGCGCCAGGGCGTGCAGGCGACCTTCATGGCCAAGCCATTCCCGGAGTGCGCGGGCAGCGGCCTGCACATCCACGTCAGCCTGCTCGACGACAAGGGGCGGAACGTCTTCGACGAGAGCCGGGGCGGCGGCGCCGGCAACCAGGCGGACAACGAGACCCTGCGCCATGCGATGGGCGGGATCCTCGACCTCATGCCCGCGTCGATGGCGATCTATGCGCCCAACGTGAACTCCTTCCGGCGGTTCCAGCCAAACATCTTCGTGCCGATCCAGCGCTCCTGGGCGCACGAGAACCGCTCGGTGGCGCTCAGGGTGCCGATCCAGGGCGGCGCGGCCCGGCGGATCGAGAGCCGGATCGCCGGCGCCGACGCCAACCCCTACCTGGTGCTGGCCGCGACCCTGGCCGGCATCCACCACGGCCTGACCGGCAAGATCGACCCCGGCCCGCCGGCCCAGGGCAACGCCGGCACCGACTTCGACCCGGCTCTGCCGTTCCGCCCGCTCAGGGCGCTGGAGCGCATGGCCGAGGACAAGATCCTGCCCGGCTACTTCGGCGCCGACTACCCGCGCACCTACGCCGAGTGCAAGGTGAAGGAGGTCGAGGCCTTCGAGGCCGTGATGAGCCCGCAGGAGTTCCGATGGTATCTGCTGGCGGACTGACCGCCCGCCCGAAAGTCGACCTCTATTCCGACACCCAGACCCGCCCGACCGAGGGCATGCGCCGGGCGATCTACGAGGCCGAGGTCGGCGACGAGCAGCGCGGCGAGGACCCGACGGTCAACCGCCTGCAGGAGATGACCGCCGGGCTTCTGGGCAAGGAGGCCGCCCTCTTCCTGCCGTCAGGCACCATGTGCAACGAGATCGCCTACAGGGTCTGGGGCAAGCCGGGCGAGGAGATCCTGCTCGACAGGACGGCTCACGCGCTCCACTTCGAGGCAGGCGGCCTGGCCGCCCTCTCCGGCCTCATGGCCCGGCCGCTCGACGGCAAGGACGGGATCTTCACCGGCGAGCAGGTGCGCGCCGCGCTCCGGCCCCGCGACGACTTCCACATGCAGCGCAACGCGCTTGTCTCAATCGAGCAGACCAGCAACCTGGGCGGCGGCAAGGTCTGGCGCCTGGAGCAGCTCCGCGACGTGGCCGAGGCCGCGCGCGACGCGGGCCTGCCGCTGCACATGGACGGCGCGCGCCTGATGAACGCCGCGGTGGCGAGCAACCTGCCGGCCGCCGACTTCGCC
This Kiloniellales bacterium DNA region includes the following protein-coding sequences:
- a CDS encoding RidA family protein — protein: MAGQIDARLAELGIELPEAAAPVANYVPYVVTGNLVFVSGQVTIEGGEFKYVGKLGQDLDVETGAKAARLCALNIISQLKAACGGDLDRVQRIVKLGGFVNSAPDFTDQPKVINGASDLMVEVFGDKGRHSRAAVSAGSLPVGVSVEIDCVAEIA
- a CDS encoding glutamine synthetase family protein, which codes for MPDSGKRKSTELEAFLKAHPETRQVDSIFADLAGVLRGKRLPVDQADKLFGAGAALPGSVYLLSALGDNLDPMGLGFSDGDPDEIAKAIPGTLKPVPWADLPTAQVMITLERKDGRPYPFEPRNVLVRTLERFGELGLKPVVAFELEFYLIDPERGPLGEPLPPRSPVTGQREQATQVYGMNAVDDFAAYLDEVTEACAAQGVTTGAVSSEYAPGQFEINLQHQEDPLKAADDCVMFKRAVQCVARRQGVQATFMAKPFPECAGSGLHIHVSLLDDKGRNVFDESRGGGAGNQADNETLRHAMGGILDLMPASMAIYAPNVNSFRRFQPNIFVPIQRSWAHENRSVALRVPIQGGAARRIESRIAGADANPYLVLAATLAGIHHGLTGKIDPGPPAQGNAGTDFDPALPFRPLRALERMAEDKILPGYFGADYPRTYAECKVKEVEAFEAVMSPQEFRWYLLAD
- a CDS encoding GntG family PLP-dependent aldolase — encoded protein: MVSAGGLTARPKVDLYSDTQTRPTEGMRRAIYEAEVGDEQRGEDPTVNRLQEMTAGLLGKEAALFLPSGTMCNEIAYRVWGKPGEEILLDRTAHALHFEAGGLAALSGLMARPLDGKDGIFTGEQVRAALRPRDDFHMQRNALVSIEQTSNLGGGKVWRLEQLRDVAEAARDAGLPLHMDGARLMNAAVASNLPAADFAAPCNSVWIDLSKGLGCPVGAVLAGSADFIHEARHAKHLFGGAMRQAGIIAAAGVYALEHHVERLAEDHARAKRLAAGIAEIPGLALEHETVDTNIVYFRVDPATMTAERLAEALLEGHAVRIGPMDEQVLRAVTHLDVSDEGIESALAALQSAAA